From a single Accipiter gentilis chromosome 8, bAccGen1.1, whole genome shotgun sequence genomic region:
- the PTCH2 gene encoding protein patched homolog 2 isoform X2: MPAEPPRSAPPPPPPLRAARRKPLPEGRAVGQRAPLWLRARFQALLFALGCRIQRHCGKVLFVGLLVFGALAVGLRVASIETDIEHLWVEAGSRVSQELRYTKEKLGEESVYTSQMLIQTPKRDGENILTQEALQLHLEAALAASKVQVSLYGKSWDLNKICYKSGVPIIENGMIERMIEKLFPCVILTPLDCFWEGAKLQGGSAYLPGRPDIQWSNLDPLQLMEELGQFTSLEGFKELLDKAEVGQAYMERPCLDPRDPQCPPSAPNKQSQQSPDIPAELSGGCHGFSRKFMRWQQELILGGTTKDSQGKLLRAEALQTMFLLMSPRQLFEHFKDDYEIHDISWSEEKAGAILEAWQRKFVELAQDSIPPNATQSVHAFSTTTLNDIMKSFSDVSAIRVAGGYLLMLAYACVTMLRWDCSKSQGAVGLAGVLLVALSVASGLGLCSLLGISFNAATTQVLPFLALGIGVDDMFLLAHAFTETSQHIPFKERTGECLKRTGTSVALTSVSNMIAFFMAALVPIPALRAFSLQAAVVVVFNFAMVLFVFPAILSLDLHRREKRRLDILCCFYSPCSSRVIQIQPQELADANDNHACHPSPYGHPGVATSTQITTTVQAFTRCDPSGHHVVTVLPPTSQVCTSPAVLLPPTDPLGSQVFAPSSSTRDLLAQLDEAKGGRECVPLPFCRWSLADFAREKYAPLLLRTRTKAVVAVLFLALLGLSLYGTTMVHDGLYLTDIVPRDTKAHAFISAQFKYFSFYNMFIVTKGGFHYPGAQAALLSLHQAFSTVKYVVREGNRDLPKMWLHYFQDWLRGLQATFDRDWQAGRITHDSYRNGSEDGALAYKLLIQTGNKKEPFNFNQLTTRRLVDENGIIPPDTFYICLTVWASNDPLGFAASQANFYPPPPEWIHDNPSSPATGVRPVPFLPERAASHS, encoded by the exons ATGCCGGCCGAGcccccccgctccgcgccgccgccgccgccgccgctccgagCCGCCCGCCGCAAGCCGCTGCCCGAG ggcagggcCGTGGGCCAAAGGGCCCCGCTGTGGCTGCGGGCCCGCTTTCAGGCGCTGCTCTTCGCCCTGGGCTGCCGGATCCAGCGGCACTGCGGGAAGGTGCTCTTCGTGGGGCTGCTGGTGTTCGGGGCGCTGGCCGTGGGGCTGCGGGTGGCCTCCATCGAGACCGACATCGAGCACCTCTGGGTGGAAG CAGGCAGCCGGGTGAGCCAGGAGCTGCGCTACACCAAGGAGAAGCTGGGCGAGGAGTCCGTCTACACCTCCCAAATGTTGATCCAGACGCCGAAGAGGGATGGGGAGAACATCCTGACGCAGGAGGCCCTGCAGCTCCACCTCGAGGCGGCCCTGGCCGCCAGCAAAGTCCAAGTCTCGCTGTACGGAAA ATCGTGGGATTTGAACAAGATCTGCTACAAGTCGGGTGTCCCCATCATTGAGAATGGCATGATCGAGAGG ATGATAGAGAAGCTGTTCCCCTGTGTGATCCTGACGCCGCTGGACTGCTTCTGGGAAGGCGCCAAGCTGCAGGGAGGCTCAGCCTACCTCCC GGGCCGCCCGGACATCCAGTGGAGCAACCTGGACCCTCTGCAGCTGATGGAGGAGCTGGGGCAGTTCACGTCCCTGGAAGGCTTCAAAGAGCTGCTGGACAAGGCAGAGGTGGGGCAAGCTTACATGGAGCGGCCCTGCCtggacccccgggacccccagtgcccccccagtgcccccaacAAGCAGAGCCAGCAG AGCCCCGACATCCCAGCCGAACTCTCGGGGGGCTGCCACGGCTTCTCCAGGAAGTTCATGCgctggcagcaggagctgatTTTAGGCGGCACGACCAAAGACTCCCAGGGCAAGCTGCTACG TGCTGAGGCCCTGCAGACCATGTTCCTCCTCATGAGCCCCCGGCAGCTCTTTGAGCACTTCAAGGATGACTACGAGATCCATGACATCAGCTGGAGCGAGGAGAAGGCGGGCGCCATCCTGGAGGCCTGGCAGAGGAAATTTGTGGAG CTGGCACAGGACTCCATCCCGCCCAACGCCACGCAGAGCGTCCACGCTTTCTCCACCACCACGCTCAATGACATCATGAAGTCCTTCTCCGATGTCAGCGCCATCCGAGTGGCTGGGGGCTACCTCCTCATG CTGGCCTATGCCTGCGTCACCATGCTGCGGTGGGACTGCTCCAAGTCCCAAGGGGCTGTGGGCCTGGCCGGAGTCCTGCTCGTGGCTCTCTCCGTGGCTTCTGGCCTGGGGCTTTGCTCACTGCTGGGCATCTCCTTCAATGCAGCCACCACCCAG GTCCTACCCTTCCTGGCCCTTGGCATCGGTGTGGATGACATGTTCCTCTTGGCTCACGCCTTCACTGAGACCAGCCAGCACATCCCCTTCAAG GAGCGAACAGGCGAGTGCCTGAAGCGCACGGGGACCAGCGTGGCTCTCACCTCTGTCAGCAACATGATTGCCTTCTTCATGGCAGCCCTGGTGCCCATCCCTGCCCTGCGCGCCTTCTCCCTCCAG GCTGCGGTGGTTGTGGTGTTCAACTTCGCCATGGTGCTGTTCGTCTTCCCCGCCATCTTGAGCCTGGACCTGCACCGCCGGGAGAAGCGCCGGCTCGACATCCTCTGCTGCTTCTACAG cccttgcTCCTCGCGGGTCATCCAGATCCAACCCCAGGAGCTTGCTGATGCCAACGACAACCACGCCTGCCACCCGTCCCCCTACGGGCACCCCGGCGTGGCCACCAGCACCCAGATCACCACCACCGTGCAAGCCTTCACCCGGTGCGACCCCTCGGGCCACCACGTCGTCACCGTCCTGCCGCCCACCTCCCAGGTGTGCACCTCGCCCGCCGTCCTCCTGCCTCCCACCGACCCCCTGGGCTCGCAGGTCTTCGCCCCATCCAGCTCCACCCGGGACCTGCTAGCCCAGCTGGATGAGGCCAAGGGTGGGCGGGAGTGTGTCCCGCTGCCCTTCTGCCGCTGGAGCCTCGCCGACTTTGCCCGGGAGAAGTACGCCCCGCTCCTCCTGCGGACCCGGACCAAG GCGGTGGTGGCGGTGCTGTTCCTGgcgctgctggggctgagcctctATGGCACCACCATGGTGCACGACGGGCTCTACCTGACGGACATCGTGCCACGGGACACCAAGGCGCATGCCTTCATCTCGGCCCAGTTCAAGTACTTCTCCTTCTACAACATGTTCATCGTCACCAAGGGCGGCTTCCACTACCCGGGCGCCCAAGCAGCCCTGCTCAGCCTGCACCAGGCCTTCAGCACCGTCAAGTACGTGGTGCGGGAGGGCAACCGTGACCTGCCCAAGATGTGGCTCCATTACTTCCAGGACTGGCTGCGAG GGCTCCAGGCCACCTTTGACAGGGACTGGCAAGCCGGGCGCATCACCCACGACAGCTACCGCAACGGCTCCGAGGACGGGGCGCTGGCGTACAAGCTCCTAATCCAGACCGGCAACAAGAAGGAGCCCTTCAACTTCAATCAG CTGACCACGCGGCGGCTGGTGGATGAGAACGGCATCATTCCCCCTGACACCTTCTACATCTGCCTGACGGTGTGGGCCAGCAACGACCCCCTGGGCTTCGCCGCCTCCCAGGCCAACTTCTACCCCCCGCCGCCCGAGTGGATCCATGACAA